The following proteins come from a genomic window of Candidatus Bathyarchaeota archaeon:
- a CDS encoding NADH-quinone oxidoreductase subunit L, whose amino-acid sequence MNEEFIWPAWLCWMLPLIGAGLTPIFAKINPKFRNYMAVFFSFLAALSASLLIPYLAHPEQIENQISWILVPGALILQEIKAGVIIDPLSIIMANIVAWISFLIMVYSLKYMEGDPSLTRYWFFMNLFIGNMLLLVMSNNFIQMLFGWEGVGLCSYALIGFWYKDSEKDWLKCWVGEGKEAYPPSHCGLKAFLTTRAGDVGLLIGVFMILAYAGTLNFIELQKGAILNVPLWILIPAAILLFIGPIGKSAQLPLMEWLPDAMAGPTTVSALIHAATMVKAGVYLVGRVFPIFYEAAWRNGVPNNLVTFFYIIGWVGALTAFVSATQATTSTEIKKVLAYSTVSQIGYMMMGLGIAGSTTEFIIGYTGGIFHLMSHALFKAALFLGAGAAIHAAESRFMYHMGGLKKVMPITFWSMSLTSFSLMGVPVLFSGFWSKDMILEASLLAGKYWLFILGALTVALTSFYSIRMLGLTFFGEKSERIIELEKEGKPPKEAPSLMWVPYFLMAAATVILGITGFYMKGQLEHLFHEFLSLVMPVKIASFAEPLTEALPTQKATLITTSVSIIMLLLGAIPAYLIYIKRVKNPKEIVKGGLKPIWSFLYNRWYINRLYYRLFVDSTIGLSKWSFSYIERKAIDGFNYLLANVTVKFVNQFRRTHTGVLNYNIIGMIIGAILLLLILMKVALG is encoded by the coding sequence ATGAATGAAGAGTTTATTTGGCCTGCTTGGTTATGTTGGATGCTTCCATTAATAGGGGCAGGTTTAACACCAATATTTGCTAAAATTAATCCAAAATTTAGAAATTATATGGCGGTGTTTTTCTCTTTTCTAGCGGCTTTATCAGCCAGCTTGTTAATACCTTACTTGGCGCATCCAGAGCAAATTGAGAATCAAATTTCATGGATTTTAGTTCCAGGAGCACTTATACTTCAAGAAATAAAAGCTGGTGTAATAATCGATCCATTAAGCATTATAATGGCGAATATTGTAGCTTGGATCTCTTTCCTTATAATGGTGTACTCATTAAAGTATATGGAGGGGGACCCAAGCTTAACAAGATATTGGTTCTTCATGAATTTATTTATAGGCAACATGCTCCTTTTAGTTATGTCAAACAATTTTATTCAAATGCTTTTCGGTTGGGAAGGCGTTGGTTTATGCAGCTACGCGTTAATCGGCTTTTGGTATAAAGATTCAGAAAAAGATTGGCTTAAATGCTGGGTTGGTGAAGGAAAAGAAGCTTATCCACCAAGCCATTGCGGTTTAAAAGCCTTCTTAACAACTAGAGCTGGAGATGTAGGATTGTTAATTGGAGTATTCATGATTTTAGCTTACGCTGGAACATTAAACTTTATTGAGCTTCAAAAAGGCGCTATTCTTAATGTTCCGCTTTGGATTTTAATTCCAGCAGCAATACTGCTTTTTATAGGTCCAATAGGTAAATCAGCTCAATTACCGTTGATGGAGTGGCTTCCAGACGCTATGGCTGGTCCAACAACTGTTAGCGCGCTTATTCACGCAGCTACAATGGTTAAAGCTGGAGTATATCTCGTTGGAAGAGTTTTCCCAATATTTTATGAAGCTGCTTGGCGAAATGGTGTCCCAAACAATTTAGTAACATTCTTTTACATTATAGGTTGGGTAGGTGCTTTAACAGCTTTCGTTTCAGCCACTCAAGCTACAACATCAACTGAAATAAAAAAGGTTTTAGCATACTCAACTGTTAGTCAAATAGGGTATATGATGATGGGTTTAGGAATAGCAGGTTCAACAACAGAATTTATTATAGGTTACACTGGAGGAATATTTCATTTAATGAGTCATGCTTTATTTAAAGCAGCTTTATTCCTTGGAGCTGGAGCAGCAATCCACGCAGCTGAATCAAGGTTTATGTATCATATGGGTGGATTAAAAAAAGTTATGCCTATAACTTTTTGGAGCATGAGTTTAACCAGCTTCTCCTTAATGGGCGTTCCAGTTCTTTTCAGCGGCTTCTGGAGTAAAGATATGATTTTAGAAGCTTCTCTTCTAGCTGGGAAATATTGGTTATTTATTCTTGGAGCCTTAACTGTTGCATTAACAAGTTTTTACAGTATCAGAATGCTTGGATTAACATTTTTCGGTGAAAAAAGTGAAAGAATTATTGAACTTGAAAAAGAAGGTAAACCTCCAAAAGAGGCCCCATCTTTAATGTGGGTTCCATACTTTTTAATGGCTGCAGCAACCGTAATTCTTGGGATAACAGGATTCTATATGAAAGGACAGCTTGAACATTTATTCCATGAATTTTTATCTTTAGTGATGCCTGTTAAAATTGCCTCTTTTGCAGAACCTCTTACAGAAGCTTTACCTACTCAAAAAGCTACATTAATAACTACAAGTGTTTCTATTATTATGCTTCTTTTAGGAGCTATTCCAGCATACTTAATATATATTAAAAGAGTTAAAAATCCAAAAGAAATTGTTAAAGGAGGATTAAAACCTATTTGGAGTTTCCTCTATAATCGTTGGTACATAAATAGACTTTACTATAGATTATTCGTAGATTCAACAATTGGATTAAGTAAATGGAGCTTTAGCTACATAGAACGTAAAGCCATAGATGGCTTTAATTATCTTTTAGCTAATGTTACAGTTAAGTTTGTTAACCAATTTAGGAGGACACATACAGGTGTACTGAATTACAATATTATAGGGATGATTATTGGAGCCATCTTGCTTTTGCTAATTTTAATGAAAGTAGCTTTAGGCTAA